From one Meles meles chromosome 18, mMelMel3.1 paternal haplotype, whole genome shotgun sequence genomic stretch:
- the DLX4 gene encoding homeobox protein DLX-4, which translates to MTSLPCPLPGRDASKPIFPDIAPVPSVVATYPLGLSPATAVASDLPYSGPYGHLLSYSYTAQATPADTYLSCQLPAVPSEQEPKADSEKPPLSPEPSEQRPQAPTKKLRKPRTIYSSLQLQHLNQRFQHTQYLALPERAQLAAQLGLTQTQVKIWFQNKRSKYKKLLKQNSGGQEGDFPGRPSSLSPCSPPLPSLWDLPKAGALPTGGYGNNFGAWYQHHSPDVLAPSQMM; encoded by the exons ATGACCTCtttgccctgccccctccctggccGGGACGCCTCCAAACCCATCTTCCCGGACATCGCCCCTGTCCCATCGGTAGTGGCTACCTACCCGCTTGGCCTGTCCCCCGCAACCGCAGTCGCCTCCGATTTGCCCTACTCTGGGCCTTATGGCCACCTCCTTTCCTACTCCTACACTGCGCAGGCGACCCCGGCAGACACCTACCTGTCCTGCCAGCTACCGGCGGTGCCCTCTGAGcaggagccgaaggcag ACTCGGAGAAGCCGCCGCTGTCCCCGGAGCCCTCGGAGCAACGCCCGCAGGCCCCGACCAAGAAGCTCCGCAAGCCGAGGACCATCTACTCGAGTCTGCAGCTGCAGCACCTGAACCAGCGTTTCCAGCACACGCAGTACCTGGCGCTGCCCGAGAGGGCCCAGCTGGCCGCGCAGCTCGGCCTCACCCAGACCCAG GTAAAGATCTGGTTTCAGAACAAACGCTCCAAATACAAAAAGCTCCTGAAGCAGaactctggaggacaggaaggggACTTCCCTGGGAGACCCTCCTCCTtgtctccctgctccccaccccttccaTCCCTCTGGGATCTTCCCAAGGCCGGGGCCCTGCCCACCGGTGGCTATGGCAACAACTTTGGAGCCTGGTATCAGCATCACTCCCCAGATGTCCTGGCTCCATCTCAGATGATGTGA